Proteins encoded by one window of Xiphophorus couchianus chromosome 13, X_couchianus-1.0, whole genome shotgun sequence:
- the LOC114155497 gene encoding BTB/POZ domain-containing protein 6-B-like — translation MPTADCSLFHHGRIMRCLTYLLLLPETLKKSKKLPGRLPACYEILTLSLSSTKKKQQKEEKTTKMAAELFSAAGPNSTSLANGTTVADAEKAKEAVCLANSGGNTGGLSSGSAASTPTSQQNINNNNVDPPSWQCSHPTLRERNALMFNNELMADIHFIVGPLGASQKIPAHKYVLAVGSSVFCAMFYGDLAEEELEIHIPDVEPAAFLILLKYLYSDEIDLEADTVLATLYAAKKYIVPALAKACVTFLETSLEAKNACVLLSQSRLFEEPELTQRCWEVIDTQAELALRSEGFCEIDLQTLEIILQRETLNTDEVVVFNAVMNWAVAECKRQGLGPTTRNKRDVLGKALFLVRIPTMSVEEFANGAAQSDILTLEETHNVFLWYTAAKKPMLDFPLTPRKGLSPQKCHRFQSSAYRSNQWRYRGRCDSIQFAVDKRIFIAGLGLYGSSGGKAEYAVKIELKRQGATLAQNRTKFVSDGSSSTFPVWFEHPVQVEQDTFYTVSAVLDGNELSYFGQEGMTEVQCGKVTFQFQCSSDSTNGTGVQGGQIPELVFYA, via the exons ATGCCAACGGCAGACTGTAGCTTGTTCCATCATGGCCGGATCATGAGGTGTTTGACTTATCTGCTACTGCTTccagaaacactgaaaaagtcCAAGAAGCTCCCGGGGAGGCTGCCGGCATGTTATGAGATCCTGACTTTATCCCTGTCGAGCAccaagaagaagcagcagaaggaggagaagaCGACGAAGATGGCTGCGGAGTTGTTCTCTGCCGCCGGTCCCAACAGCACCAGCCTGGCCAACGGCACCACGGTGGCGGATGCGGAGAAGGCTAAGGAGGCGGTGTGCCTGGCGAACAGCGGCGGCAACACCGGCGGCCTGAGCAGCGGCAGCGCGGCCAGCACTCCGACCAGCCAGcagaacatcaacaacaacaacgtaGATCCACCCAGCTGGCAATGCAGCCACCCCACACTCAGAGAGAG GAATGCCTTGATGTTTAACAATGAGCTGATGGCTGACATTCACTTCATCGTGGGGCCCCTGGGGGCGTCACAGAAAATACCTGCTCACAAG TACGTCCTGGCCGTGGGAAGCTCCGTCTTCTGCGCCATGTTTTACGGCGATTTAGCCGAGGAGGAGTTGGAAATCCATATCCCAGATGTGGAACCTGCTGCTTTTCTAATTCTGCTGAA ATACTTGTACAGCGACGAGATTGACCTGGAGGCAGACACGGTGCTGGCCACTCTGTACGCCGCCAAGAAGTACATCGTCCCAGCATTGGCCAAGGCCTGCGTCACCTTCCTGGAGACTAGCCTGGAGGCCAAAAACGCCTGTGTACTGCTCTCCCAGAGCCGGCTGTTTGAGGAGCCGGAGTTGACGCAGCGCTGCTGGGAGGTCATCGACACCCAGGCCGAGCTGGCGCTGCGCTCAGAGGGATTTTGCGAGATCGACCTGCAGACGCTGGAAATCATCCTGCAGAGGGAGACGCTCAACACGGACGAGGTGGTGGTGTTCAACGCGGTCATGAACTGGGCTGTGGCAGAATGCAAAAGGCAGGGTCTGGGGCCCACCACACGCAACAAGAGAGACGTCCTGGGCAAGGCGCTGTTCCTGGTGCGAATTCCCACCATGAGCGTGGAGGAGTTCGCCAACGGAGCAGCGCAGTCTGACATCCTGACCCTGGAGGAGACGCACAACGTCTTCCTGTGGTACACGGCGGCCAAGAAGCCCATGTTGGACTTCCCCTTGACGCCGAGGAAGGGCCTGTCCCCACAGAAGTGCCACCGCTTCCAGTCGTCCGCCTACCGCAGCAACCAGTGGCGCTACCGGGGCCGATGCGACAGCATCCAGTTCGCCGTGGACAAGAGGATCTTCATCGCTGGACTGGGACTGTACGGGTCGAGCGGCGGCAAGGCCGAGTATGCCGTGAAGATCGAGCTCAAGAGGCAGGGGGCAACCCTGGCTCAGAACCGCACCAAGTTCGTGTCGGACGGTTCCAGCAGCACGTTCCCCGTGTGGTTCGAGCATCCCGTCCAGGTGGAGCAGGACACGTTCTACACAGTCAGCGCAGTGTTGGATGGGAACGAGCTGAGCTACTTCGGTCAGGAGGGCATGACGGAGGTGCAATGTGGGAAGGTGACTTTTCAGTTCCAGTGCTCCTCGGACAGCACCAACGGGACAGGAGTGCAGGGAGGGCAGATCCCAGAGCTGGTGTTCTACGCCTGA